The proteins below come from a single Limosilactobacillus reuteri genomic window:
- the thrS gene encoding threonine--tRNA ligase, which translates to MAQVAVMSPDGSVKKIDRDSQEGLEALRKLSALMLKAALKQEFKGIRLGEAVADEDGFHVDSDKDNQQVSADELPALEDVIKGMAKNDVKVEFVEVPVEEALAEVKDDRFSTELINENAKDGKVAMYQLGDVKAVADDDILLYGNVVKNLRLLSVAGAYWKGMSSNPMLQRIYGTVFYKKDALEEDLKKRQEAKERDHRVIGNQLDLFFVDPKVGAGLPYWLPKGATIRRTIERYIIDREVADGYQHVYTPVLMNLDAYKTSGHWEHYRDDMFPPMDMGDGEMLELRPMNCPSHIQVYKHHIRSYRDLPLRIAELGMMHRYEKSGALSGLQRVREMTLNDGHTFVTLDQIRSEFAKILKLIMSVYEDFDITDYSFRLSLRDPKNVKKYYANDEMWEKSQSMLKSAMDDLNLDYYEAEGEAAFYGPKLDIQTKTALGNDETMSTIQLDFMLPERFGLSYVGQDGKEHQPVMIHRGVVGTMERFMAYLTEIYKGAFPTWLAPEQVHIIPVNEEAHGEYADNLAKKMKAANIRVNVDHRNEKMGYKIREAQTQKVPYTLVVGDDEKNNNGVSVRKYGEKEQNEMSQEAFMNEILEDIASYSREK; encoded by the coding sequence ATGGCTCAGGTTGCTGTTATGTCCCCAGATGGATCAGTTAAGAAGATCGATCGGGATTCACAAGAAGGTTTAGAAGCATTACGTAAGCTTTCTGCATTAATGTTAAAGGCTGCACTAAAACAAGAATTTAAAGGTATCCGACTTGGTGAAGCTGTCGCTGACGAAGATGGTTTCCACGTTGATTCTGATAAAGATAATCAACAAGTTTCTGCTGACGAATTACCAGCTCTTGAAGACGTAATCAAGGGAATGGCAAAGAACGATGTTAAGGTAGAATTTGTTGAAGTACCTGTAGAGGAAGCACTTGCCGAAGTAAAAGATGATCGTTTCTCAACTGAATTGATCAATGAAAATGCTAAAGACGGCAAAGTAGCAATGTACCAACTTGGTGATGTCAAAGCTGTTGCAGATGATGACATTCTTTTATATGGTAACGTTGTTAAAAACTTACGCCTTCTTTCTGTTGCTGGTGCTTACTGGAAAGGTATGTCTTCAAATCCAATGCTTCAACGGATTTACGGAACTGTCTTCTACAAGAAGGACGCATTAGAAGAAGACTTAAAGAAACGTCAAGAAGCTAAGGAACGTGACCACCGTGTTATCGGTAACCAACTTGACCTCTTCTTTGTTGATCCTAAAGTTGGTGCCGGTTTACCATACTGGTTACCAAAAGGTGCTACTATTCGCCGGACCATCGAACGTTACATTATTGACCGGGAAGTTGCCGATGGTTACCAACACGTTTATACTCCAGTCCTGATGAATCTTGATGCATACAAGACTTCTGGTCACTGGGAGCACTACCGCGATGATATGTTCCCACCAATGGACATGGGTGATGGCGAAATGCTTGAATTACGGCCAATGAACTGCCCAAGCCATATTCAAGTTTACAAGCACCATATTCGTTCATACCGTGATCTCCCATTACGAATTGCTGAGCTTGGTATGATGCACCGTTATGAAAAATCAGGTGCTCTTTCTGGTCTTCAACGGGTTCGTGAAATGACTTTGAACGATGGCCACACTTTCGTTACCCTTGACCAAATTCGTTCTGAATTCGCAAAGATTTTGAAGTTGATCATGAGCGTTTACGAAGACTTTGATATTACTGACTACAGCTTCCGTCTTTCTCTTCGTGACCCTAAGAACGTTAAGAAGTACTATGCTAATGACGAAATGTGGGAAAAATCCCAATCAATGTTGAAATCAGCAATGGACGATCTTAACCTTGATTATTATGAAGCTGAAGGTGAAGCTGCCTTCTATGGTCCAAAACTTGATATTCAAACTAAGACTGCTCTTGGGAATGACGAAACAATGTCAACTATTCAACTTGACTTTATGCTTCCAGAACGATTCGGACTTTCCTACGTTGGTCAAGACGGTAAAGAACATCAACCAGTTATGATTCACCGTGGTGTTGTTGGAACAATGGAACGGTTCATGGCTTACTTAACAGAAATTTACAAGGGTGCATTCCCAACTTGGTTAGCCCCAGAACAAGTCCACATTATCCCTGTTAACGAAGAAGCCCATGGTGAATACGCAGATAACCTCGCTAAGAAGATGAAGGCTGCTAACATTCGGGTTAATGTTGACCACCGAAATGAAAAGATGGGCTACAAGATTCGTGAAGCTCAAACACAAAAGGTTCCATACACTCTTGTTGTTGGAGACGATGAAAAGAAT